One genomic window of Geodermatophilus sp. DSM 44513 includes the following:
- a CDS encoding DUF3618 domain-containing protein has translation MTTSNDPEVIRRQIEQTQRELSYDVDALNEKVNPSRVMDRRVTAAKGRFSSVKDRVMGSAQDTRSSAQYRAQSAAGSVQDRAQSAAGSVQETAQGAADSVQGAAQQAAHAVQQAPDTIVRQAQGNPLAAGLIAFGVGWLVASLLPASERERQLAQQAETAVREHKDELLAPAKQAAQEVGEQLKPAAQQAVEEVKSTAQGAAQTVKEEGQSAAQDVQGQAQQSRQTVQSQSGS, from the coding sequence ATGACCACCAGCAACGACCCCGAAGTCATCCGCCGGCAGATCGAGCAGACCCAGCGCGAGCTGAGCTACGACGTCGACGCCCTCAACGAGAAGGTGAACCCCTCCCGCGTCATGGACCGTCGGGTCACCGCGGCCAAGGGCCGGTTCTCCTCGGTCAAGGACCGCGTGATGGGCAGCGCCCAGGACACCCGGTCGAGCGCGCAGTACCGGGCGCAGAGCGCGGCCGGCAGCGTGCAGGACCGGGCCCAGAGCGCCGCGGGCAGCGTGCAGGAGACGGCCCAGGGTGCCGCCGATTCCGTGCAGGGTGCCGCGCAGCAGGCGGCGCACGCGGTGCAGCAGGCGCCGGACACCATCGTCCGGCAGGCCCAGGGCAACCCCCTGGCCGCGGGTCTGATCGCCTTCGGCGTCGGCTGGCTGGTCGCCAGCCTGCTGCCGGCGTCGGAGCGGGAGCGCCAGCTCGCCCAGCAGGCCGAGACCGCCGTCCGCGAGCACAAGGACGAGCTCCTCGCCCCGGCCAAGCAGGCCGCCCAGGAGGTCGGCGAGCAGCTGAAGCCCGCCGCCCAGCAGGCCGTCGAGGAGGTCAAGTCCACCGCGCAGGGCGCAGCCCAGACGGTCAAGGAGGAGGGCCAGTCCGCGGCCCAGGACGTGCAGGGTCAGGCCCAGCAGTCCCGCCAGACGGTGCAGAGCCAGTCCGGCAGTTGA
- a CDS encoding phage holin family protein — protein sequence MSSPYSGATPVGTPQGGQDPYGEANYAVAPDQAYGGHSGTMGTPTTAEGRPDIEGTSVGQLFGELAKDLSTLMRQEVALAKAEVQAEAKKAGKGVGLMVYAGLAGFLTLLFLSHSLMWFLDNLMDTGLAGLIVAVLWGIAAAVGLSMGRKALKQVNPKPERTVDTLSEVPGALKPH from the coding sequence ATGAGCTCCCCCTACTCCGGCGCGACGCCGGTCGGCACTCCACAGGGCGGCCAGGACCCGTACGGGGAGGCCAACTACGCGGTCGCCCCCGACCAGGCCTACGGCGGGCACAGCGGCACCATGGGCACGCCGACGACCGCCGAGGGTCGTCCCGACATCGAGGGCACCTCGGTCGGTCAGCTCTTCGGCGAGCTCGCGAAGGACCTCTCCACGCTGATGCGCCAGGAGGTCGCCCTGGCCAAGGCCGAGGTCCAGGCCGAGGCCAAGAAGGCCGGCAAGGGCGTCGGGCTGATGGTCTACGCCGGCCTGGCCGGGTTCCTCACACTGCTGTTCCTGTCCCACTCCCTGATGTGGTTCCTGGACAACCTCATGGACACCGGGCTGGCCGGCCTGATCGTGGCCGTCCTGTGGGGCATCGCCGCCGCCGTCGGCCTGAGCATGGGTCGCAAGGCCCTCAAGCAGGTGAACCCGAAGCCCGAGCGGACCGTGGACACCCTGTCCGAGGTCCCCGGCGCCCTCAAGCCCCACTGA